In one Silene latifolia isolate original U9 population chromosome 10, ASM4854445v1, whole genome shotgun sequence genomic region, the following are encoded:
- the LOC141608127 gene encoding putative mitochondrial protein AtMg00860, which translates to MADQDVPKTAFRTHEGHYEFLVMPFGLTNAPSTFQSLMNLIFRVYLRKFILVFFDDILIYSSSMATHKEHLKIALQTLRKHNLFSKRSKCIFGVNKVDYLGHIISGEGVSTDPFKIKAMMEWPVPKNVKELRDFFGLPGYYRKFIKAYGIISKPLTNLLRKNGFTWTKQATAAFKSLLNNLKWKQMQVARVLE; encoded by the coding sequence ATGGCTGATCAAGATGTGCCTAAGACAGCATTTCGGACTCATGAGGGCCACTATGAGTTtttggtgatgccatttggtctcaCGAATGCTCCCTCTACATTTCAAAGTCTTATGAATTTAATATTCCGTGTGTATTTAAGGAAGTTTATCCTGGTTTTCTTTGATGACATTCTCATAtatagttcatcaatggcaacaCACAAAGAGCATTTAAAAATAGCATTGCAAACACTGAGAAAGCATAACTTGTTTTCTAAGAGGAGCAAGTGTATCTTTGGTGTGAATAAGGTGGATTATCTGGGACACATCATAtctggagaaggagtatccacTGATCCATTTAAAATCAAAGCTATGATGGAATGGCCTGTGCCTAAAAATGTTAAGGAGCTAAGGGATTTCTTTGGCTTACCTGGTTACTACAGAAAATTCATCAAAGCCTATGGCATTATCAGCAAGCCTTTGACCAACTTATTGAGGAAAAATGGATTTACGTGGACTAAACAAGCTACTGCAGCATTTAAGAGTTTACTGAACAATTTGAAGTGGAAACAGATGCAAGTGGCAAGGGTATTGGAGTAG